From one Trueperella pyogenes genomic stretch:
- the uvrB gene encoding excinuclease ABC subunit UvrB, whose protein sequence is MRPISDIIRQEAPFEVISEYSPSGDQPQAIAELAERINNGESDIVLLGATGTGKSATTAWLIEQIQRPTLILEPNKTLAAQMAAEFRELLPNNAVEYFVSYYDYYQPEAYVPQSDTFIEKDSSINDEVERLRHSATNSLLTRRDVVVVASVSCIYGLGTPQEYVDRMVQLQVGDQLDRDQLLKRFVQMQYTRNDMAFTRGTFRVRGDTVEIIPVYEELAVRIEFFGDEIDSISLLHPLTGKVIRESDHAHIFPASHYVAGPERMERAMASIKAELDERLAQLRDQNKLLEAQRLEMRTTFDLEMMRNLGSCAGIENYSRHIDGRGPGTAPNTLLDYFPEDFVLVIDESHVTVPQIGAMYEGDMSRKRTLVEYGFRLPSAMDNRPLKWEEFLERIGQTVYLSATPGKYELEKSDGWVEQIIRPTGLVDPEVIVKPTKGQIDDLLEEVRIRTERDERVLVTTLTKKMAEDLTDYMAERGIKVEYLHSDVDTLRRVELLRELRMGKFDVLVGINLLREGLDLPEVSLVAILDADKQGFLRSTTSLIQTIGRAARNVSGQVHMYADSITPNMREAIDETNRRREKQIAYNTEHGIDPQPLRKKISDVTDMLAREDIDTEALLEGGYRKETRVADRLSQDGTEIRQLLEDLTEQMHAAAEQLQFELAARLRDEILDVKKELRQIENA, encoded by the coding sequence ATGCGACCCATCAGTGACATCATTCGCCAAGAAGCGCCCTTCGAGGTTATCTCCGAGTATTCGCCCTCGGGCGATCAGCCGCAGGCTATTGCGGAACTGGCCGAGCGGATCAATAACGGCGAATCGGACATCGTGCTCCTCGGCGCCACAGGTACGGGTAAGTCAGCCACCACGGCCTGGCTTATTGAGCAGATTCAGCGCCCCACGCTCATCTTGGAGCCAAACAAGACCTTGGCGGCACAGATGGCCGCAGAATTTCGTGAGTTGTTACCGAACAATGCGGTCGAATACTTCGTCTCCTACTATGACTACTACCAGCCAGAGGCCTATGTGCCCCAGTCGGATACCTTCATCGAAAAGGATTCCTCGATTAATGACGAGGTGGAGAGGCTGCGTCACTCTGCCACGAACTCGCTGCTGACGCGGAGGGACGTGGTGGTGGTCGCCTCGGTGTCGTGTATTTATGGCCTGGGCACGCCGCAGGAGTATGTGGATCGGATGGTCCAGCTTCAGGTGGGCGATCAGCTAGATCGTGACCAGCTGCTCAAGCGCTTCGTGCAGATGCAGTACACGCGAAACGACATGGCCTTCACGCGCGGCACGTTCCGCGTTCGCGGCGACACGGTGGAGATCATTCCGGTCTACGAGGAGCTGGCGGTACGCATCGAGTTTTTCGGCGACGAGATCGACTCAATCTCACTCCTTCATCCGCTGACGGGCAAGGTGATTCGCGAATCCGACCACGCTCACATTTTCCCAGCCTCCCACTACGTGGCTGGTCCAGAGCGCATGGAACGGGCGATGGCCTCAATCAAAGCGGAACTTGACGAGCGGCTTGCGCAGCTGCGCGATCAGAACAAACTACTGGAAGCTCAGCGCCTGGAAATGCGCACCACGTTCGACCTTGAGATGATGCGCAACCTCGGCTCCTGCGCGGGTATCGAGAACTATTCGCGCCACATTGATGGGCGTGGACCCGGCACCGCCCCCAACACCCTGCTGGACTACTTCCCGGAAGATTTCGTGCTGGTCATCGACGAATCCCACGTCACTGTGCCGCAGATCGGAGCGATGTACGAGGGCGACATGTCTCGCAAACGCACGCTCGTCGAATACGGCTTCCGCCTGCCGTCGGCGATGGACAACCGCCCGCTGAAGTGGGAGGAGTTCCTTGAACGCATCGGACAGACCGTCTACCTTTCTGCGACACCGGGCAAGTACGAGCTCGAGAAGTCCGACGGGTGGGTCGAACAGATCATCCGCCCCACCGGCCTCGTGGATCCCGAGGTCATCGTCAAGCCGACCAAGGGCCAGATTGACGACCTGCTCGAAGAGGTTCGGATCCGCACTGAGCGTGACGAACGCGTGCTCGTGACCACACTGACGAAGAAAATGGCCGAGGATCTGACCGATTACATGGCCGAGCGGGGCATCAAGGTCGAGTACTTGCATTCTGACGTCGATACCCTTCGCCGGGTTGAACTGCTGCGTGAGCTCCGCATGGGCAAGTTTGACGTACTCGTGGGTATCAACCTTCTGCGTGAGGGCCTCGACCTCCCCGAAGTGTCGTTGGTTGCTATTCTCGACGCCGACAAGCAGGGCTTCCTGCGTTCCACGACCTCCCTTATTCAGACGATTGGGCGCGCCGCCCGAAATGTGTCCGGCCAGGTACACATGTACGCAGACTCGATTACGCCGAACATGCGCGAGGCGATAGACGAGACCAATCGTCGTCGTGAAAAGCAGATCGCGTATAACACCGAGCACGGGATCGATCCGCAACCACTTCGCAAGAAGATCTCGGACGTGACGGACATGCTGGCGCGCGAAGACATCGACACGGAGGCGCTGCTGGAGGGTGGATACCGCAAGGAAACACGCGTGGCCGATCGGCTTTCGCAAGATGGAACGGAGATTCGCCAGCTCCTGGAAGACCTCACCGAGCAAATGCATGCGGCCGCGGAGCAGCTCCAGTTTGAACTCGCGGCCCGCCTGCGCGACGAAATCTTGGACGTGAAAAAGGAGCTCCGGCAGATTGAAAACGCCTGA
- a CDS encoding pyroglutamyl-peptidase I family protein: MSILLTAFGPFGPNSYNPTEHVARLVEERWSHPAQLSVEILPVEYATARERIFALGPFDVHLALGLAADRDVPTLERFAMNRQEAAAPDNAGYVAAGESIDESAPLAFETTLPFRRLIEHANAAGYRVRESRTAGLYVCNTVMFSAIQTSQCAGFLHLPPAEAFSVEDGAGLVELLLGELVANQC, encoded by the coding sequence ATGTCGATTCTCTTAACCGCCTTCGGCCCTTTTGGCCCTAACTCGTACAATCCCACTGAGCATGTTGCTCGGCTTGTGGAGGAGCGGTGGTCCCACCCGGCGCAGCTTTCGGTGGAGATTTTGCCCGTCGAATACGCCACCGCACGGGAGCGCATTTTTGCTTTGGGCCCTTTCGACGTCCATCTCGCCCTCGGGCTCGCCGCCGACCGGGACGTGCCCACGTTGGAGCGCTTTGCGATGAACCGGCAAGAAGCCGCGGCACCCGACAACGCTGGGTACGTGGCGGCGGGGGAGAGTATTGACGAGTCAGCACCGCTTGCCTTCGAGACGACGCTGCCGTTCCGCCGCCTGATCGAGCACGCCAATGCCGCTGGCTATCGTGTGAGGGAGTCGCGTACAGCAGGGCTGTATGTGTGCAACACGGTCATGTTCAGTGCCATCCAGACGTCACAGTGCGCCGGCTTTCTCCACCTTCCACCGGCGGAGGCTTTCTCTGTAGAAGATGGCGCCGGGCTCGTTGAACTCTTGCTGGGCGAATTGGTCGCGAACCAATGCTGA
- the coaE gene encoding dephospho-CoA kinase (Dephospho-CoA kinase (CoaE) performs the final step in coenzyme A biosynthesis.), translating to MLTIALTGGIGSGKSHVAAIWAGLGAHVVDADQVAREVLSGGQIREAIKRRWGDGVVKAEGTLNREALAAIVFQEPAERAALDAITHPAIWDAVKQDIDATLCADPAAVIVYDVPLLFGYGREFEMMANVSIAADEEIRIERLTRNRGMSRQAARARIDSQATDAERGRICDLVISNDADRAAVRAAAETAWHEWIVPFNDALMNKTWAAGTLSHAALRVNDDVGVHLERLRYRGLHAEHGADGFIVDGPEESLLTAGWFEEGSRWRLANPALDMTAQRRDSLSA from the coding sequence ATGCTGACCATCGCACTAACTGGCGGGATCGGCTCGGGCAAGTCGCATGTGGCCGCGATCTGGGCCGGTCTTGGTGCCCACGTCGTCGACGCCGACCAGGTTGCCCGCGAGGTCTTATCCGGCGGCCAGATTCGTGAGGCAATCAAGCGGCGGTGGGGCGACGGCGTCGTGAAGGCCGAAGGGACGCTTAACCGGGAAGCACTCGCCGCCATCGTGTTCCAAGAACCAGCCGAGCGGGCAGCCCTCGACGCGATCACGCACCCAGCGATTTGGGACGCGGTCAAGCAGGATATTGATGCGACGCTCTGCGCGGATCCTGCCGCCGTCATTGTTTACGACGTTCCACTGCTCTTCGGTTATGGGCGCGAGTTCGAGATGATGGCAAACGTGTCGATCGCGGCTGACGAGGAGATTCGGATCGAGCGCTTAACGCGCAATCGGGGGATGAGCAGACAGGCTGCGCGGGCACGCATTGATTCGCAAGCTACCGACGCGGAACGCGGGCGCATCTGCGACCTCGTGATATCCAACGACGCCGATCGGGCCGCTGTTCGCGCCGCTGCCGAGACTGCGTGGCATGAGTGGATTGTCCCATTTAACGACGCCTTGATGAACAAGACGTGGGCGGCGGGCACACTTTCCCATGCGGCGCTACGCGTCAACGACGACGTCGGCGTGCACCTGGAGCGATTGCGCTACCGCGGCCTGCACGCCGAGCATGGAGCTGACGGGTTCATAGTTGATGGGCCGGAAGAGAGCCTTTTGACCGCTGGATGGTTCGAAGAGGGCAGCCGGTGGCGGCTCGCCAACCCGGCGCTAGATATGACGGCGCAGCGGCGAGATTCCCTGTCGGCATAG
- a CDS encoding TerC/Alx family metal homeostasis membrane protein: protein MHVEPWEWALLGVIVVGLIALDLLGHVRKAHEPTIAEAARWTSFYVSLAILFGVLTYFRHGSQFATEYFAGYLTEYSLSLDNIFVFIIIIAAFRVPRIYQQKVLLYGIIIALILRLIFILIGAKLIEQFVWVFFVFGAWMLYTAIKQVLDGIHEGRKRKAHEHLDDEEYEPTAVTRLISRVANVTDGYVGDRLVVRRHGKTWITPLMLCILSVGTIDLMFALDSIPAIFGLTREPFIVFAANAFALLGLRQLFFLVDGLLERLIYLHYGLAVILGFIAIKLLIHAAHGYDLAHMIPEPSIGVSVGVILGTILITVVASIVGSRKLSPADRVANIEPREKRKPSLGDKDS, encoded by the coding sequence ATGCATGTCGAACCGTGGGAGTGGGCACTCCTCGGTGTCATCGTAGTCGGTCTCATTGCCCTCGATCTGTTGGGACACGTGCGCAAGGCACACGAGCCGACCATTGCGGAAGCTGCTAGGTGGACGTCCTTTTATGTCTCGCTCGCCATCCTTTTCGGCGTGCTGACATACTTCCGGCACGGTTCCCAGTTTGCCACCGAGTATTTTGCCGGCTACCTCACGGAATACTCGCTTTCGCTGGACAACATCTTCGTCTTCATCATTATTATTGCCGCATTCAGAGTGCCGCGGATCTACCAGCAAAAAGTCCTCCTGTACGGAATCATTATCGCGCTCATTTTGCGTCTCATCTTCATTCTCATCGGTGCCAAGCTCATCGAACAGTTCGTGTGGGTGTTTTTCGTCTTTGGCGCATGGATGCTCTACACCGCGATCAAGCAGGTGCTCGACGGCATCCACGAAGGCCGTAAGCGCAAGGCACACGAGCACCTCGACGACGAAGAATACGAGCCGACGGCGGTGACTCGCCTCATCTCTCGCGTCGCCAACGTGACGGACGGATACGTGGGCGACCGGTTGGTTGTGCGCCGCCACGGTAAGACGTGGATCACTCCGCTCATGCTCTGTATCCTCAGCGTCGGCACGATCGATCTCATGTTCGCACTCGATTCCATACCGGCAATCTTCGGCCTGACCCGCGAACCTTTCATCGTCTTCGCCGCCAATGCCTTTGCGCTCTTAGGCCTGCGTCAACTCTTTTTCCTCGTGGACGGGCTGCTCGAGCGACTGATTTATCTCCACTACGGCCTCGCCGTCATTCTCGGCTTCATCGCCATCAAGCTTCTGATCCATGCCGCGCACGGCTACGATCTGGCGCATATGATCCCGGAACCTTCGATCGGCGTCTCGGTGGGGGTTATCCTCGGAACGATCCTCATCACGGTTGTGGCTTCCATCGTCGGATCGCGCAAGCTCTCACCAGCTGACCGCGTGGCAAACATCGAGCCACGCGAGAAGAGAAAGCCGTCGCTCGGGGACAAGGACAGCTGA